In a genomic window of Bicyclus anynana chromosome 5, ilBicAnyn1.1, whole genome shotgun sequence:
- the LOC112052310 gene encoding uncharacterized protein LOC112052310 produces the protein MLQVQALVGIIFCSLAYKHQESIKYHISLWMKNFNLIYVHGYLETIQTDPEKYLTYSIIIFIIYITVCILYIYGAYVCNNAAMVGFISVELVRLITLSILVTICLLVLKQNTMDIGLVIGASVVAGFVLLGLFYLWVCAANLPTLINEIEREEHIAKIEKLQQLLLENKNQRFKSNFLHSSFDDHDDDVDRRHLFVITRNFK, from the exons ATGTTACAGGTTCAAGCATTAGTAGGCATTATATTTTGCAGCTTAGCTTACAAACATCAGGAGAgtattaaatatcatatatCACTTTGGATGAAAAACTTTAACCTCATATACGTACATGGATACTTAGAAACTATTCAAACag ATCCTGAAAAGTACTTAAcctattcaattattatttttattatttatattactgtaTGCATCCTGTATATTTATGGAGCCTACGTT TGTAACAACGCTGCGATGGTGGGATTTATATCTGTAGAGCTGGTACGCCTAATCACTCTCTCAATACTGGTTACAATTTGCCTGCTGGTCCTTAAACAGAACACCATGGATATAGGACTCGTTATTGGAGCCAGTGTAGTCGCTGGTTTTGTTCTTT TGGGCCTGTTCTATTTGTGGGTCTGCGCAGCCAATCTGCCAACACTCATCAATGAGATAGAACGAGAGGAACATATAGCGAAGATTGAGAAACTTCAACAGTTACTCCTCGAGAATAAGAACCAGCGATTCAAATCAAACTTCTTACACTCGTCGTTTGATGACCACGATGACGATGTAGACAGAAGACATTTGTTCGTTATAACAAGAAACTTCAAATAA
- the LOC112052517 gene encoding probable salivary secreted peptide, which produces MRYLLLLSLVAAVVLSTCLAHDLTVGTSYNTRLIFQQKANYMAIPFKKRVKEVFFSDPGLQTIKGVIVRDLDHTENIATITAGGVGSSFANIRLKSARGHSLNYQIEIYV; this is translated from the exons atgagATATTTGTTACTTCTGAGTTTGGTTGCAGCGGTAGTTTTGTCAACATGTTTGGCTCACGATCTAACGGTGGGCACGAGTTACAACACTCGACTAATTTTCCAACAAAAAGCTAATTATATGGCAATTCCATTTAAGAAGAGAGTGAAGGAAGTTTTCTTCTCAGATCCGGGTCTGCAGACAATCAAG GGTGTAATTGTAAGAGATCTGGATCACACTGAGAACATTGCAACGATAACTGCAGGCGGCGTGGGCTCCAGCTTCGCCAACATTCGACTAAAGAGCGCCAGGGGACACAGCCTTAACTACCAAATTGAGATTTACGTGTAA
- the LOC112053416 gene encoding uncharacterized protein LOC112053416 translates to MRSLLLLSFVAAVVLSSCLASDLNVGRVYNARIVFRKKANYHAIPLKKRVKEVFYADPHQQILRGIIAKDLDHSESNATITAGGVGFSFANIRLKSARGHGLNYQIEMFV, encoded by the exons atgAGATCTTTGTTACTTTTGAGTTTCGTTGCAGCAGTAGTTTTGTCATCATGTTTGGCTAGCGATCTAAATGTAGGCAGGGTTTACAACGCTCGGATAGTTTTCCGAAAAAAAGCTAACTACCATGCAATTCCGTTAAAGAAGAGAGTGAAGGAAGTTTTCTATGCAGATCCGCATCAACAGATACTCAGG GGTATAATAGCAAAAGATCTGGATCACTCGGAGAGCAACGCAACGATAACTGCAGGCGGCGTGGGCTTCAGTTTCGCCAACATTCGGCTAAAGAGCGCCAGGGGACACGGCCTTAACTACCAAATTGAGATGTTTGTGTGA
- the LOC112052528 gene encoding hyccin, translated as MAEWKHLITEWLSEYAGLRDNEIKSFAAEHEHNHEIATALFNLLYREDDNEGFGNTKNQDDDFDQQMLENVCIQLFSFYRSKEVELQRFTLQFVPTLIYRYLSSVAQSNTKSCRCIETLLIGLYNFEVVDENGKPKVVSFRLPSLAQASIYHEPLSLGSQFLTESALRRWEECNTKLVSWGPHTQVETINAQNRLKVMAALCFVYNRQLSLLPKLALRHFCIASSRIVTQGFHKKGAASSKQIQRIPVSSNILLEMIEGAYFAMFNEFYTLALQAIKDIDQRAQYELLPDVMLVTSAVINSMKNNPSGQPCDGPMGISVALSPATTTVTMSKSMITNASFRTKKLPDDIPIQAGQAVPTDSADMLTSITEEGESDAPIQRGAGVRNSKPKMSAFPVLGKKTKDSKDKTGSSSDKKVTVKDSTKGIWNSLSGGGDMVDAQQKTNVIDTFDGNGSFKDEISINSAHNSAEISDSRSQVTTDSLDIDTTPRFAAMQVSSV; from the exons ATGGCAGAATGGAAACACTTAATAACTGAATGGCTTAGTGAATATGCTGGCCTAAgagataatgaaataaaaagttttgCGGCTGAGCATGAACACAATCATGAGATAGCAACTGCACTTTTTAATCTTTTATACAGAGAAGATGATAATGAAGGATTTGGCAATACTAAAAACCaagatgatgattttgatcAACAG ATGCTAGAAAATGTTTGCATACAATTGTTTAGTTTTTATCGCTCTAAAGAAGTAGAGCTGCAAAGATTCACACTGCAATTTGTACCAACATTAATCTATAGATACTTAAGTTCAGTTGCACAAAGTAATACCAAATCATGCAGATGCATTGAAACCTTACTCATTG GTCTATACAATTTTGAAGTTGTTGATGAAAATGGAAAACCAAAAGTTGTCTCCTTTAGATTACCATCTTTAGCTCAAGCATCCATATATCATGag ccACTGTCTTTAGGATCACAATTTCTCACAGAAAGTGCTTTGAGAAGATGGGAGGAATGTAACACTAAACTAGTGAGCTGGGGCCCTCATACTCAAGTTGAGACCATCAATGCTCAGAACCGTCTCAAAGTCATGGCTGCTCTCTGCTTTGTTTATAATCGTCAACTAAGTCTACTGCCAAAGCTTGCGTTGAGGCATTTCTGTATTGCTTCATCCAG AATAGTTACACAAGGATTCCATAAAAAAGGTGCTGCAAGTTCAAAGCAAATCCAACGGATACCAGTGTCTTCAAATATTCTTCTAGAAATGATAGAGGGAGCATATTTTGCTATGTTTAACGAGTTCTACACGTTAGCTCTTCAAGCTATTAAAGATATAGACCAGAGAGCACAATACGAGCTGCTTCCTGATGTCATGCTGGTCACCAGTGCTGTTATTAATTCCATGAAGAATAATCCATCTG gtCAACCATGCGATGGCCCGATGGGTATAAGTGTGGCGTTGTCCCCAGCAACCACAACAGTGACTATGTCTAAATCAATGATTACAAATGCATCATTCCGCACTAAGAAGTTACCAG atgacATCCCTATCCAAGCTGGTCAGGCCGTACCAACGGATTCGGCAGACATGCTCACTTCGATCACTGAAGAGGGTGAATCCGATGCACCCATACAAAGAGGTGCCGGCGTGCGTAACTCGAAGCCGAAAATGAGTGCATTTCCTGTACTCGGTAAAAAAACTAAAGACTCCAAAGACAAAACTGGATCATCATCTGACAAAAAAGTCACCGTCAAAGATTCGACAAAGGGCATTTGGAACTCTCTCAGCGGTGGAGGGGACATGGTCGACGCTCAGCAGAAGACTAATGTAATAGACACGTTTGACGGCAACGGCAGCTTCAAAGACGAGATCTCTATAAACTCCGCTCACAACAGCGCCGAGATCTCCGACTCGAGGTCACAGGTGACTACTGACTCTTTGGACATAGACACCACGCCAAGATTCGCGGCGATGCAAGTTAGTTCGGTTTAA